Proteins from one Aspergillus nidulans FGSC A4 chromosome VIII genomic window:
- the pxa1 gene encoding putative peroxisomal ABC transporter (PXA1) (transcript_id=CADANIAT00002271), producing the protein MAAQSTLRQKQDPLLTLYIYYTNLLRGKFRRSSKTAKILAIIALLLSIVGTGYGGYNWFRERANERARGKRLLRRNSGIRGKDGSRTIYVPYKDSLTSKVKIYPTKPTTFDAHRRLFLNPPASARTGDEDSLGRIPPPTTKPGLNLAFLHQFLSLGSIMVPRWNSKETGLLMSHGVFLLLRTYLSLLIARLDGEIVRDLVAGKGRAFTWGIVKWCGIGTLASYTNAMIKFLQSKVSIAFRTRLTRYIHDLYLTADNNYYKLMNLDGSIGQGPDQFITQDLTLFCSAAAALYSSMGKPLVDLFVFNYQLYRSLGPLALSGILTGYFSTAVVLRKLSPPFGKLKAVEGKKEGDFRGLHSRLLANAEEISFYGGADIERVFLARSFKDLQRWMEGIYSLKIRYNMLEDVILKYSWSAFGYLITSLPVFLPAWGGLGGAMELADTSEVSGRERGRMKEFITNKRLMLSLADAGGRMMYSIKDISELAGYTSRVYSLVSALHRVHANAYYPPHDAGSELYSLEDVQGTIHIGFDGVRFEQVPVVAPSLYPRGGDELLESLSFVVHSGDHLLISGPNGVGKSAIARIVAGLWPVYRGLVSRPRGFGLDGIMFLPQRPYLSVGTLRDQVIYPHTEIDMRDAGVSESALQKILDDAHLGYLPSREGGWDSRKEWKDVLSGGEKQRMAMARLFYHEPRYAFLDEGTSAVSSDVEGLLYEQAKERGITLITISTRASLKKYHTFNLTVGVGSEGEQWQFERIGTAKEKLGVEKELEEIRKRLSKVDEWKKRRQEIEDELQKVWVDHGELAPSSYEEDFKAAEDEVEVAGN; encoded by the coding sequence ATGGCCGCTCAATCAACGCTTCGACAGAAGCAAGATCCTCTCCTGACTCTATATATCTATTACACCAATCTGCTCCGGGGCAAATTCAGACGTTCGTCAAAGACTGCTAAAATCCTCGCGATAattgcccttctcctttcgaTCGTCGGAACTGGCTATGGAGGCTATAACTGGTTCCGAGAAAGAGCAAACGAGCGCGCTCGAGGGAAACGGTTACTGCGGCGTAACTCTGGAATAAGGGGGAAGGATGGTTCTCGCACGATATATGTACCATACAAGGACTCTTTGACCTCCAAGGTCAAAATATACCCCACGAAACCTACAACTTTCGACGCACACCGAAGGCTGTTTTTGAACCCGCCAGCATCCGCTCGGACGGGCGATGAAGATTCATTGGGCCGAATACCACCACCAACCACGAAGCCCGGCTTGAACCTCGCTTTCCTTCACCAATTTTTGAGTCTTGGGAGTATTATGGTGCCGCGATGGAATAGCAAAGAGACGGGGCTCCTAATGAGCCACGGGGTCTTCTTGCTTCTACGTACCTACTTGTCACTGTTGATCGCACGGCTTGATGGTGAAATTGTCAGGGATCTTGTCGCGGGGAAAGGGCGGGCCTTTACCTGGGGTATTGTCAAATGGTGCGGCATAGGCACGCTCGCCTCATACACCAATGCTATGATCAAGTTTCTTCAGTCAAAGGTGTCCATCGCGTTTCGAACTCGCCTCACGAGATATATTCACGATCTTTACCTGACTGCTGACAATAACTACTATAAGCTGATGAACCTTGACGGTAGCATCGGCCAAGGCCCTGATCAATTTATCACTCAGGATCTCACTTTGTTTTGCTCAGCTGCAGCCGCACTCTACTCTTCTATGGGGAAGCCTTTAGTGGATCTTTTCGTTTTCAACTACCAACTCTACCGCTCGTTGGGGCCATTAGCCCTTAGTGGAATTCTCACTGGATACTTTAGCACCGCTGTTGTCCTGCGTAAACTTTCGCCACCGTTTGGAAAATTGAAAGCTGTGGAGGGCAAGAAAGAAGGTGATTTTAGGGGCTTGCATTCAAGATTGCTCGCAAATGCGGAGGAAATATCGTTCTATGGTGGTGCCGATATCGAGCGTGTATTCCTTGCCAGAAGCTTTAAGGACCTTCAGCGATGGATGGAAGGGATCTACAGTTTAAAGATCCGCTATAACATGCTTGAAGATGTGATTCTCAAATACTCCTGGTCCGCATTTGGGTATTTGATTACCTCTTTACCGGTTTTCCTTCCTGCATGGGGCGGTCTAGGCGGCGCCATGGAGCTGGCAGACACATCTGAAGTCAGTGGCCGGGAACGCGGTCGTATGAAGGAGTTCATCACAAACAAGCGATTGATGTTGTCTCTTGCTGACGCCGGGGGTCGGATGATGTACAGCATCAAAGACATCTCTGAACTGGCTGGCTACACCTCGCGGGTGTATAGTCTCGTTTCCGCCCTTCACAGGGTACATGCAAATGCCTATTACCCACCACATGACGCTGGCTCAGAGCTATATTCACTAGAGGATGTCCAGGGAACGATTCACATTGGTTTTGATGGGGTACGCTTTGAACAGGTTCCTGTCGTTGCGCCGTCTCTTTATCCCCGAGGTGGAGACGAACTTCTCGAGTCGCTCTCGTTCGTTGTACATTCGGGCGATCACCTCCTCATTTCCGGTCCTAATGGAGTTGGCAAATCTGCCATCGCGCGTATTGTGGCTGGTCTATGGCCTGTTTACCGTGGTCTTGTCAGCCGTCCGAGAGGGTTCGGGCTCGACGGCATCATGTTCCTCCCTCAGCGACCATACCTGAGTGTCGGAACCCTTCGAGACCAGGTAATATATCCTCACACTGAAATCGACATGCGAGATGCAGGTGTCTCAGAATCAGCCCTCCAGAAAATCCTCGATGATGCCCACCTTGGCTACCTCCCTTCTCGCGAAGGCGGGTGGGACTCACGCAAAGAGTGGAAGGACGTTCTGAGCGGTGGCGAAAAGCAGCGAATGGCCATGGCGCGGCTTTTCTACCATGAACCTCGCTATGCCTTCCTCGACGAAGGAACATCTGCCGTCTCCTCCGACGTGGAAGGACTACTATACGAACAAGCTAAAGAACGAGGGATTACGCTTATCACCATCTCTACGCGCGCCTCGCTGAAAAAGTATCACACCTTCAATCTTACTGTTGGTGTGGGCTCCGAGGGGGAGCAATGGCAATTTGAAAGGATCGGAACCGCCAAGGAGAAACTCGGTGTAGAGAAGGAACTTGAGGAGATTCGCAAGCGTCTCAGCAAAGTTGACGAATGGAAGAAACGACggcaggagattgaagacgaGCTCCAAAAGGTCTGGGTCGATCATGGAGAGCTTGCACCGTCTTCATATGAAGAGGATTTCAAAgcggcagaggatgaggttgaagtaGCTGGTAACTAG
- a CDS encoding putative protein phosphatase PP1 regulatory subunit Sds22 (transcript_id=CADANIAT00002273) has protein sequence MKDSKGWDGKLRVEPKATITNPEALEDPDYSDSDAPPVEEIEADEDLLEDEDKDVEDIDLVHCRIHSILALRLERFTKLQRLCLRQNQISRIELPSSLGETLQELDLYDNLISHLKGLDDFHNLTSLDLSFNKLKHIKNISHLVKLKDLYFVQNKISKIEGLEGLTEIKNLELGANKIREIENLETLSALEELWLGKNKITEMKNLDALTNLRILSIQSNRLTSLKGLSSLKNLEELYVSHNAITDLAGLESNNALRVLDFSNNQVSKLEHLSHLKELEELWASNNQLSSFNEVERELKDKENLKTVYFEGNPLQTNGPVVYRNKVRLAIPQIMQIDASKCSTTRLYELLDQCCQ, from the exons ATGAAAGACAGCAAAGGCTGGGATGGGAAGCTACGCGTTGAACCCAAAGCGACAATAACAAACCCAGAGGCCCTGGAGGACCCGGATTACTCAGATTCGGATGCGCCTCCtgtcgaggagattgaggcgGACGAAG ATTTATTAGAGGATGAGGATAAGGACGTCGAA GACATCGATCTGGTACATTGTCGAATACACTCTATCCTGGCTTTGCGGTTGGAGCGATTCACGAAGCTTCAG CGATTATGCCTGCGGCAAAATCAAATATCACGGATTGAATTACCCTCTAGCCTCGGCGAAACACTACAAGAGTTGGATCTTTACGACAATCTCATATCACACCTTAAAGGGCTTGATGATTTCCATAACTTAACTAGCTTGGATTTGAGCTTCAATAAGCTCAAGCACATCAAGAATATCTCGCACCTAGTCAAGCTGAAGGACCTCTATTTTGTGCAGAATAAGATCTCGAAGATTGAAGGGCTTGAGGGGTTGACGGAAATAAAGAACTTGGAATTAGGGGCTAATAAGATTCGA GAAATCGAGAACCTTGAGACATTGAGCGCCCTAGAGGAGCTTTGGCTTGGGAAGAACAAAATCACAGAAATGAAGAACCTCGACGCTCTAACGAACCTTCGCATACTTTCAATCCAATCTAATAGACTCACCAGCCTAAAAGGTCTCTCATCgctcaagaacctggaagaACTGTACGTGTCGCATAACGCTATTACGGATCTTGCGGGCTTAGAATCGAACAATGCCCTTCGCGTGCTAGACTTCTCGAACAACCAAGTTTCAAAATTGGAGCACTTGTCCCATTTGAAAGAACTGGAAGAGCTCTGGGCATCCAATAACCAGCTCTCAAGCTTTAACGAGGTGGAGCGCGAGCTAAAAGATAAGGAAAACTTAAAAACAGTGTATTTTGAAGGGAATCCGCTGCAGACAAATGGGCCGGTCGTGTACCGGAACAAGGTGCGCTTAGCCATACCGCAAATTATGCAGATTGATGCTAGTAAGTGTTCTACCACT CGTTTGTACGAGTTGCTTGATCAGTGCTGTCAATGA
- a CDS encoding uncharacterized protein (transcript_id=CADANIAT00002274), which yields MSFVKNLQQVQERTVHITTNRATRSLAESRLILAALQKFGEVVHFRNATLFRTNNKHLQDLMTKGENLSTQTARKCDGADFGIYAMFDTPLAARNALDSSPLHVDLSPLSPQARNDATNPDAASVDATAEVNTDTGAHSNIECTIKQDPVDHLETMSRNPYYGPFVQETDHPVYKDLIKQLDEKLYGLADTPSASKKPGNPKKTKSTQESIRRLRAASLMRLWWLGQGPRAERNSTEEQATEASKRQGELERTLGDLPLEKMIEEKVRELQAEREEKEKQNNG from the exons ATGTCTTTTGTCAAAAATCTGCAACAAGTCCAAGAGCGCACCGTTCACATAACAACCAACCGAGCAACCCGCAGCCTTGCTGAATCacgcctcatcctcgccgcgCTCCAGAAATTCGGCGAAGTCGTGCACTTCCGCAACGCGACGCTTTTCCGCACAAACAACAaacacctacaagacttAATG ACAAAGGGAGAAAACCTGTCAACACAGACAGCGAGGAAATGCGACGGCGCAGACTTCGGAATTTACGCAATGTTCGACACCCCGCTAGCGGCGCGAAACGCACTCGATTCCTCCCCTCTCCATGTTGACCTTTCACCATTATCACCACAAGCCAGAAATGACGCGACAAACCCCGATGCTGCAAGCGTCGACGCTACGGCTGAAGTAAATACCGATACCGGAGCGCATAGCAATATCGAATGCACGATAAAGCAAGACCCAGTTGATCACCTAGAGACTATGTCTCGAAACCCCTACTACGGCCCGTTCGTGCAGGAAACCGATCATCCTGTTTATAAAGATTTGATTAAGCAGCTGGATGAGAAACTGTATGGTTTGGCCGATACTCCGAGTGCGAGTAAGAAGCCTGGAAAcccgaagaagacgaagtcgACGCAGGAGTCGATACGCCGACTAAGAGCTGCGTCCTTGATGAGATTATGGTGGTTGGGTCAAGGTCCTAGAGCGGAAAGAAACTCGACAGAGGAACAGGCCACAGAAGCGTCTAAGAGGCAGGGGGAGTTGGAAAGGACTCTAGGGGATCTGccgttggagaagatgatagaagagaaggtgAGGGAGTTGCAGgcggaaagagaagagaaggaaaagcaaaataATGGATGA
- the psrA gene encoding putative general stress response phosphoprotein phosphatase Psr1/2 (transcript_id=CADANIAT00002272) — MFGKSPERSPPPTTSKSTEQAPMPTATGSLEPSNESPSHGRSATTDNSPPAPRPNLSEKVQAPFVPGQTSEAAPTAVTTDAPKKHHRLLPLPSRTSLKADRSSTSDRTQDGPHDGSENTLRGSRRSLLRGRRDRSRGSSMRSKEQNPDEPSLEENKTASPDVHDQTRSDKASKPSRKLFAFLSCCSSSDVDPEDGSIPPKKTPTRLSVVQTQPTPEKADVNAADSSMAESKMSSYFKDEKPNMTVIPDKQSSHEEGAAEPSSQYDGTKTAPVIPESVQNQPSSSADKETRVPDTQSSIQPAIVATEPTTVEESDENTNADENAAEGQETENFEVSAQPAVTEVEPKQLPRDDEAVRLPPPPPLGKQPETSVQERAQQWLLPPALPHLRDRKCLVLDLDETLVHSSFKCDLKVLERADFTIPVEIEGQYHNIYVIKRPGVDQFMKRVGELYEVVVFTASVSKYGDPLLDQLDIHGVVHHRLFRDSCYNHQGNYVKVGRDLRDTIIIDNSPTSYIFHPQHAIPISSWFSDAHDNELLDLIPVLEDLAGTQVRDVSLVLDITL, encoded by the exons ATGTTCGGCAAGAGTCCAGAACGAAGCCCGCCTCCGACGACTTCAAAGAGCACAGAACAAGCGCCAATGCCTACCGCGACGGGCTCCTTGGAGCCAA GTAATGAATCGCCATCTCACGGCCGATCCGCGACAACAGATAACTCGCCCCCGGCGCCTCGTCCCAACCTTTCTGAGAAAGTTCAAGCACCGTTTGTACCTGGTCAAACTTCCGAAGCCGCGCCCACTGCCGTTACTACTGATGCTCCAAAAAAGCACCATCGCCTTTTACCCCTACCATCGCGGACATCTCTAAAAGCAGATAGGTCATCAACGTCTGATAGGACTCAAGATGGACCACATGACGGATCTGAGAACACACTTCGTGGTTCGCGGAGGAGTCTTCTGAGGGGCCGAAGGGatagaagcagaggaagcaGCATGCGATCCAAAGAGCAAAATCCGGACGAGCCTAGTCTGGAGGAAAATAAGACTGCTAGCCCTGATGTGCACGATCAAACGAGATCGGACAAGGCTTCTAAACCCTCGCGAAAACTCTTCGCCTTTCTGAGCTGCTGTTCGTCATCTGATGTCGACCCCGAGGACGGTTCTATTCCTCCGAAGAAGACTCCCACACGGCTATCCGTTGTTCAGACTCAGCCAACGCCGGAGAAAGCGGATGTCAATGCCGCCGACTCGAGTATGGCGGAGTCCAAGATGTCGAGTTATTTCAAGGACGAGAAGCCCAATATGACAGTGATTCCCGACAAACAATCATCACATGAAGAGGGTGCTGCGGAACCAAGCTCGCAATATGATGGAACAAAAACGGCGCCAGTTATACCTGAATCTGTTCAAAATCAACCTTCATCAAGCGCGGACAAAGAAACCCGAGTGCCGGACACACAATCGTCGATCCAGCCGGCGATTGTCGCCACTGAGCCCACGACGGTCGAGGAATCAGATGAAAATACAAATGCGGATGAGAATGCGGCAGAAGGCCAGGAGACGGAGAACTTTGAGGTGTCCGCTCAACCCGCTGTGACAGAGGTTGAACCGAAGCAACTTCCACGAGACGACGAGGCTGTCAGGttacctcctccgccgccgttAGGCAAACAGCCAGAAACTTCCGTGCAGGAGAGAGCGCAGCAATGGTTACTGCCCCCGGCTTTACCACATCTACGAGATCGCAAGTGCTTGGTTCTGGATCTCGACGAGACATTGGTGCATAGTAGCTTTAAG TGTGATTTGAAGGTTCTTGAACGTGCTGATTTCACCATTCCTGTGGAGATTGAAGGCCAGTACCATAACATTTACGTGATTAAACGGCCAGGAGTTGATCAGTTCATGAAGCGAGTTGGAGAACTGTATGAGGTAGTTGTGTTCACAGCATCTGTTTCAAAA TATGGCGATCCTTTGTTGGACCAATTGGACATTCATGGTGTCGTCCACCACAGGCTGTTCCGGGATAGTTGCTACAACCACCAAGGGAACTACGTCAAG GTTGGCCGTGACCTCCGGGACACTATTATCATTGATAACTCCCCAACGTCCTATATATTTCACCCTCAACATGCGATACCCATCAGCAGCTGGTTCTCTGACGCCCACGATAACGAGCTTCTTGACCTTATTCCTGTTCTCGAAGATCTTGCCGGTACCCAGGTGAGAGACGTTAGCCTGGTTCTCGACATCACACTATGA
- the abaA gene encoding transcription factor AbaA (transcript_id=CADANIAT00002276), with amino-acid sequence MATDWQPECMVSQNQAALESIGAHSDRALQNTSGNVQAYSDSLAHHDTTGRDDPLQHYTLKYPHPPVPVPSHPLPTATANLYHPQLLSHRYQVKKLRRLQSNGSSYAGSRRGRSYLKSQKYLEYRARPRRDTGKDGEPVWSDELEDAFQQALEANPPMGRRKWSERGKSYGRNELIAEYIYKLTGKRRTRKQVSSHLQVLDSFLKGDPDWERLVREQSDRSTAQTQPVGPRWRTSMDHLPSSHYGTHATSSYPEPMRLMPPYSADLQLPQYSPTSTQQDTNNNTIQGLSFDMWVSAPNKPDRIDDAYHLYTRLQGDQRQPPMPLEDLKNWRVSFPHLSSSLSDVNDPLNCEIILLETNLELMDDFPPMGSRLGIHLELDIANPMSGTAPTVNQMENWTCSTYIYEDGRRTMEAYHNLTKPHTTKVKPPFESSWWAKTFTKLTQDKREAESTGHHHAADERTRRYFHSLTAVQEIRATVPPSLRRLQNHYPGSPAEESKRMAIILWKFRQTRPNEVGTTTWRKLITSPDRALTNSPRPSTAIDLPPLSLDSILLSKPTSNLYQAPPQHHDLLHQNAPSQQSWSLYQPSHDHVNSLYHSAGAFDFLNSITKPEEGLSDKTAPTSVLDPFPNLTQQTTSQTAGINVSSGTPVMLQIPDLSLSSNLGTYGLGHESHYVPSHHNAANLHDHSSTTGLGHYFAPSTQSLDEISHSHAPWSAPNTTISGDTSGGNYHHLPFTTSDHSVTVSRESHQNHSFEGLLPSDDLVGIVGGLSGDPNMNGAGPEHTSSAYAEHTAVEAV; translated from the exons ATGGCTACTGACTGGCAACCCGAGTGTATGGTATCCCAAAACCAAGCAGCTCTGGAGAGCATAGGAGCCCATTCAGACCGAGCTCTTCAGAATACGTCTGGGAACGTGCAGGCATACTCAGACAGCCTAGCACACCATGACACGACTGGACGTGATGACCCTCTACAGCATTACACCCTCAAGTACCCTCACCCTCCAGTCCCAGTCCCAAGCCATCCACTGCCAACTGCCACTGCCAATCTCTACCATCCCCAGCTTTTAAGTCATCGATACCAGGTCAAGAAGCTGCGGCGTCTCCAATCGAATGGTTCCTCATATGCAGGGTCCAGAAGGGGGAGAAGTTACTTGAAGTCACAGAAGTACTTAGAGTATAGGGCTCGGCCACGTCGGGATACTGGGAAAGATGGTGAACCAGTATGGTCGGACGAACTGGAGGATGCCTTCCAGCAAG CTCTTGAAGCAAACCCGCCTATGGGGAGACGAAAGTGGTCCGAACGTGGAAAGTCCTACGGACGAAACGAACTGATTGCGGAGTACATCTATAAATTGACTGGGAAGCGAAGGACCAGGAAACAAGTGTCCAGTCACTTGCAAGTACTTGACTCATTCCTCAAGGGTGACCCTGATT GGGAGAGACTTGTCCGAGAACAATCAGATCGTTCAACTGCCCAGACGCAACCGGTGGGACCACGATGGAGAACCTCGATGGACCATTTGCCGTCGAGTCACTACGGCACTCACGCAACCTCTTCTTACCCGGAACCCATGAGGCTGATGCCCCCTTACTCGGCAGACTTGCAGCTACCTCAGTACTCACCCACTTCAACTCAACAAGACACAAACAACAACACAATACAAGGCCTTAGCTTTGACATGTGGGTCAGCGCTCCAAACAAACCGGACCGTATTGACGACGCGTACCATTTGTATACCCGCCTCCAAGGCGACCAACGTCAACCGCCCATGCCGCTGGAAGATCTGAAGAACTGGCGCGTGTCCTTTCCCCACCTAAGCTCATCACTCTCAGACGTGAACGATCCGCTGAACTGCGAAATAATTCTTCTCGAGACCAACCTCGAGCTGATGGATGACTTTCCTCCTATGGGTTCTAGATTGGGGATCCACCTGGAACTTGACATTGCAAATCCTATGTCTGGGACGGCGCCAACGGTCAACCAGATGGAGAATTGGACATGTAGTACTTACATATACGAAGACGGGAGGCGCACGATGGAGGCATATCACAACCTCACCAAGCCGCATACAACAAAGGTTAAGCCGCCATTTGAGTCATCGTGGTGGGCAAAAACCTTCACGAAACTGACACAAGACAAGCGGGAAGCTGAGAGCACCGGACATCACCACGCTGCTGATGAGCGTACCCGACGGTATTTTCACTCTTTGACCGCGGTGCAGGAGATCCGGGCTACTGTACCTCCAAGCTTGCGACGTCTACAGAACCATTATCCAGGttctcctgctgaagaaagcaagcggatggccatcatcctctgGAAGTTCCGCCAGACTCGACCCAACGAGGTTGGCACGACGACATGGCGAAAGCTGATAACGTCTCCGGACCGTGCCTTGACCAATAGCCCTAGACCGTCCACTGCAAttgatcttcctcctctATCCTTAGACTCTATCCTGCTAAGCAAGCCTACTTCGAACTTATACCAGGCACCGCCTCAGCACCATGACCTACTGCACCAGAATGCCCCCTCGCAGCAGTCTTGGTCCCTCTATCAACCATCTCATGACCATGTTAATAGCTTATACCACTCCGCCGGCGCCTTCGATTTTCTAAACAGCATCACAAAACCGGAAGAGGGGTTATCAGATAAGACAGCCCCAACCTCAGTGCTTGACCCCTTCCCCAACCTCACACAACAGACTACTAGCCAAACGGCCGGCATCAACGTTTCCAGCGGCACACCGGTAATGCTTCAGATCCCTGATTTATCCCTCTCGTCCAACCTTGGAACCTATGGACTCGGCCATGAAAGCCACTATGTGCCGTCACACCATAATGCAGCAAATCTGCACGATCACAGCAGCACCACCGGACTAGGTCACTACTTCGCCCCAAGCACCCAGTCACTCGACGAAATTAGCCATTCCCACGCCCCATGGTCAGCTCCAAACACAACAATCTCCGGCGATACTAGCGGCGGCAACTACCATCATCTACCGTTTACGACGTCAGATCACTCCGTTACGGTATCGCGCGAGTCGCACCAGAATCACAGCTTTGAGGGGCTACTGCCTTCGGATGATCTCGTTGGAATCGTTGGGGGATTATCTGGTGATCCTAATATGAACGGGGCGGGCCCCGAACATACATCTTCGGCATATGCTGAACATACTGCGGTTGAGGCTGTCTAG
- a CDS encoding trifunctional aldehyde reductase/xylose reductase/glucose 1-dehydrogenase (NADP(+)) (transcript_id=CADANIAT00002275) yields the protein MSPPTVKLNSGYDMPLVGFGLWKVNNDTCADQVYEAIKAGYRLFDGACDYGNEVEAGQGVARAIKEGIVKRSDLFIVSKLWNSFHDGERVEPIARKQLSDWGIDYFDLYIVHFPVSLKYVDPEVRYPPGWENAEGKVELGKATIQETWTAMESLVDKGLARSIGISNFSAQLLLDLLRYARIRPATLQIEHHPYLTQERLVTFAQREGIAVTAYSSFGPLSFLELSVKQAEGAPPLFEHPVIKDIAEKHGKTPAQVLLRWATQRGIAVIPKSNNPARLLQNLDVVGFDLEDGELKAISDLDKGLRFNDPPNYGLPITIF from the exons ATGTCCCCTCCCACCGTCAAACTCAACAGCGGCTACGACATGCCCCTCGTAGGCTTCGGCCTATGGAAGGTTAACAACGATACCTGCGCAGACCAAGTCTACGAGGCTATCAAGGCTGGATACCGTCTGTTTGACGGCGCGTGCG ACTACGGCAACGAAGTTGAGGCTGGGCAGGGCGTCGCCCGTGCCATCAAAGAGGGCATCGTGAAACGCTCGgatctcttcatcgtctccaaGCTCTGGAACAGCTTCCACGATGGCGAGCGCGTCGAGCCTATCGCGCGCAAGCAGCTGTCCGACTGGGGAATCGACTACTTCGACCTGTACATCGTGCACTTCCCCGTCTCGCTGAAATACGTTGACCCCGAAGTCCGCTACCCACCCGGCTGGGAGAACGCCGAGGGGAAAGTCGAATTGGGTAAGGCGACTATCCAGGAGACGTGGACAGCAATGGAGAGTCTTGTTGATAAGGGTCTTGCGCGGAGTATTGGAATCAGTAACTTCAGCGCGCAGTTGCTGCTGGATCTACTCCGATATGCGCGGATCCGGCCTGCGACGCTGCAAATCGAGCACCACCCATACCTTACGCAGGAGCGGCTTGTGACATTTGCGCAGCGCGAGGGAATTGCTGTTACAGCGTACTCGTCGTTTGGGCCTTTGAGTTTCCTGGAATTGTCGGTGAAACAGGCGGAAGGAGCACCACCGCTTTTTGAGCACCCagtcatcaaggatatcGCAGAGAAGCACGGGAAGACTCCCGCGCAGGTGCTGTTGAGGTGGGCGACACAGAGGGGAATCGCGGTGATCCCGAAGAGTAACAACCCggcaaggctgctgcaaAACCTGGATGTTGTTGGGTTCGATCTCGAAGATGGGGAGCTGAAGGCTATTAGTGACTTGGATAAGGGTCTGCGGTTCAATGACCCTCCTAAT TATGGTCTGCCAATCACTATCTTCTAA